From Deltaproteobacteria bacterium, one genomic window encodes:
- a CDS encoding YqgE/AlgH family protein has protein sequence MSDLDGPTNSLAPTLLLSMPQLNDPNFKRSVVLLCEHTPEGAFGLVLNRPTGTPAAQLIELEPPLAHDNGLQLWVGGPVEPQRGWILVGDEPTGVEYVGILSGLYLSGSPTLLRRLIEGPPPSRSRFLIGYAGWGPGQLDGELLQSAWLTSDVALDLIFDVDADAMWEAAIRRLGVDPNALQMSPGIH, from the coding sequence ATGAGCGATCTGGATGGACCCACCAACTCGCTGGCACCGACACTGTTGCTGTCGATGCCACAACTCAACGACCCGAACTTCAAGCGCAGCGTGGTGCTGCTGTGCGAGCACACGCCCGAGGGCGCGTTCGGGTTGGTGCTCAACCGCCCCACCGGCACGCCGGCGGCGCAGTTGATCGAGCTGGAGCCGCCGCTCGCGCACGACAACGGCCTGCAGTTGTGGGTCGGCGGTCCGGTGGAACCGCAGCGCGGCTGGATTCTGGTTGGCGATGAGCCGACCGGCGTCGAGTACGTCGGCATCTTGAGTGGCTTGTATCTGTCGGGTTCGCCCACACTGTTGCGGCGACTGATTGAAGGCCCGCCGCCGTCGCGCAGTCGTTTCCTGATTGGCTACGCTGGTTGGGGGCCGGGCCAACTCGACGGGGAGTTGCTGCAGTCGGCATGGCTCACCAGCGACGTCGCGCTCGACCTCATCTTCGACGTCGACGCCGACGCAATGTGGGAAGCGGCGATCCGCCGCCTCGGCGTCGATCCAAACGCGTTGCAGATGAGTCCCGGCATACACTGA
- a CDS encoding GNAT family N-acetyltransferase — translation MEISPVTLNGRVVRLEPLTPAHGEAFATLGVEGDIFRYFPIALKTRDELLRYVEFSVGAQAAGLGVSWATVALASGDVIGGTSFLNIDPQNRRLEIGGTWIAPAWQGSACNAEAKYLQLRHAFEELGCIRVEFKTDSRNERSRAALRRIGATEEGTLRNHMIMPDGHLRHSVYFSIIDSEWPQVKANLETRIERLLSR, via the coding sequence ATGGAGATCAGTCCGGTCACGCTCAACGGCCGCGTCGTGCGGTTAGAACCGCTCACGCCGGCTCATGGCGAAGCGTTCGCGACCCTCGGCGTCGAGGGCGACATCTTTCGGTACTTTCCGATTGCATTGAAAACGCGGGACGAGCTGTTGCGCTACGTAGAGTTCAGCGTCGGGGCGCAGGCTGCCGGCCTGGGTGTATCGTGGGCGACGGTCGCGCTCGCATCCGGCGACGTGATCGGCGGCACCAGCTTCCTCAACATTGACCCGCAGAACCGGCGGTTAGAGATCGGCGGCACCTGGATCGCGCCGGCGTGGCAAGGCAGCGCGTGCAATGCCGAGGCGAAATATCTCCAACTCCGCCACGCGTTCGAGGAACTCGGCTGCATTCGGGTCGAATTCAAGACCGACTCGCGCAATGAACGCTCGCGCGCCGCGCTGCGCCGCATCGGCGCCACCGAAGAAGGCACGCTACGCAATCACATGATCATGCCCGACGGCCACCTGCGGCACAGCGTCTACTTCAGCATCATCGACTCCGAGTGGCCGCAGGTGAAGGCGAACTTGGAGACACGCATCGAGCGGTTGTTGAGTCGGTGA